The segment TCAACATAATCCCCTGTCCAACTGTTCCTTTCAGATACTTAACAACCCTCAATGCAGCTTCCCATTGCATTTCTCTTGGAGCTTTCATGAACTGTGACAATATATGTACTGAGTACGCAAAGTCTGGCCGCGTAATAGACAAATATATCAAGCGACCCACCAATCTTCTGTACATGGGCGGCCCAATAAAGAAAAATTTCTAGGGTTTTCAATTTTTGgggaaaattgaaaaaaaatcatttcttcTCTTTTGATCTTTTCACGAAAATCGAGttgaaaaatcgagttttctcgccaaaaccgtaaaatcaagttttcccgccaatcgtaaaatcgagttttcccgccaaaaccacaaaatcgAGTTtacccgccaaaaccggaaaatcgagttttcctgccaaaaccacaaattgagttttcctgccaaaaccacAAATCGATTTTTTctaccaaaaccggaaaatcaaGATTTCCTGTCAAAATtggaaaatcgagttttcccgcaaaaaccgtaaaatcgagttttcctaACAAAACCGTAAAATCGTGTTTTTTCTGGCAAAACcacaaaatcgagttttcccaccaaaaccgaaaaatcgagttttcccgccaaaacaagaaaatcgagtttttccgccaaaaccggaaaatcgagttttcccgccaaaaccggaaaatcgagttttcccgtcaaaaccggaaaatcgagttttcctgtcaaaaccgcaaaatcgaaTTTTTCCTATCAAAACCTAGTTTGTATTTGTAAGCTTTATTatagattaaaatttaaatttttcttatatggtcCATTATGGACTCCATGACAGCCCATGTAAATATGGGTGTTAGTGGGTCTGGCCCTTAATGGACATGGTTCCTAATGGACATTGTCACTCTTTGTCCACAAACAATAAATGGACAAATGGATATAGGCTAATGGACGTGGGCTAACCCAGTTTACAGCTCTACTGCTCAGCATCTCGAATGAATGGACTTTTGTCCAACCCCAACTTGTGGTGCTGCTCCATAGGTGTGGCCGCTGGTTTACAACCTAATAGGCCAACATCTGCAATCAAATCTAGAGCATATTTTCTCTGAGACAGCATGAACCCTTCTTCACCACGTCCCATTCAATACGAAGAAAATATATACTTCAGCTTCCCTAAGTCCTTCATGTGAAAACATTTACTTAAATACTCCTTAAACTTGTTCACAAACTTCATATCATTACCACATACAAGCAAATCGTCCACGTAGATAAGCACTCTTAGTTCTACCCCCTTCTTTGAATATGTAAATAGCGAGTAATCAACATACGAGTGTTTGAAACCATACTCTTTGAGTGCATCTGTGAGCTTTGAGAACCAACATCTTGGTGCTTGCTTCAAGCCATAGACTGCTTTATTCAACCTGCACAcctcatttttaatatattaagagTGTATCTAATAATGATGTTGGATGTTTGAACCGAGTTTGGTTAGAAACTAGTAAGAAAGACGAGAACTCATCGGTGGGTCGAAACAACGATGTTTTGTTAGATCAAAGGACGCTTAGCCAGTTTACGAATACGGAAATGTGCGGTAGAAAGCAAGTCGGCGAAAACTAGTTCGCCGGAAAATACATGTCAGCAAGAAAGAGAAATGAAATCCTAGTTCTAGCCGCCAAAAATGTGTGTGGTCAATTTTGGATTCCCTTTAGGTTGTCTTTACCTGTTCTTATATAGTCGACCAGTCGTCCTTGGGTAACCTAATTCGCCCTTCTTCGATGAGCTTTTAACTCGTTGGGCCGAGTGGTCGGGCCGCTGTATTAAGCCGTCAGGTCGACTGCTTTCAGTCGCTCATTTGATCGGCTAAAACCAGTCTTGAGTCGAGCCGACGAAACGGTCCGTAAGCCGACGAGCCGAATCTCTTTTCCATGGTTATGGGCCAGATCAGCTATTCTTTGGGCCTTGTAGGACCATCTTTTTTTGTATTGCAATAAGTTTCAGACTGAAACCTATACTTTTTGATCATCGATTGCTAAATTCCCTCTTCCACATATGCTAAGACTAGACATTGACATCTCCAGCCTTGTGGCAGAGTGTTTATCAGTAGCAGCTTCGGATAGATGGGATCATATGTTTACAATAAGACTTTATGAATTTGTgttttaactatatatatatatattgcaaaaAGTGCAATATTTTATTTCCTACATAAATTTAACTAAACATGTCTGAATTATGTTTAAACATAACTACTACTAGACCAAAATGATGcacataaaaacattttttggtttaAGATTCTACACTATTAAACATAGGAAAGAGTGAAGCAGCTAATGGACAGTGTCCAGCGAGCTAAGCTTCTAAAGAAACACCATCTTTATCTTTACCTGAGGAAACTAATTTACCACCAACTGAGGCAGAAGGTGTAGCTTCAGACTCTAGAAACAGAGGCAGACAAGGAAAAGACTAAACCAAAGCTTACTTGCCCGTTATGCCGTGGACATATAAAAGAATGGGGTAGTTGTTGAAACCGCTAGATGTTTCTGATATACTTCTATTATATTGGGACTGACGTGGCAAGGTGAGCTTCTGACGTGGAcaagaaagaaggagatgagagaCTCTAATGGTCTTGGAAGGTTTGCGGTTGAAGAAGATTCACGTCAAGGCTGAGATATAAATagagttcttcttcttcaattgtTCGGCATGCTTTGTATATTGATGTTGTAGACGCTATGAGTCTCGGCACGGTCGCCATGAGATCGTCGTGATCAATCATCTTCGCCATGAGAAGGTGATTGTGATCGGAATCTGCAAAGCTATCTTGTATTCATTGTTCTATCTtgcattctggtttgattgagGAGTTAGAGATATCAATACTTTATCATTGGTGCGGTGAAACTGAGATCGAATCTAACGCGGTGACGATGAAGTCCGGTGAATCGGCGGCGAGAATCGAGAGACGCAATGGATCTGTTGCTGGATTCGTTGGAGGCGCTACTGAGTTTGACGGAAGTTACAGAGGTTGCGAAGGTTAtggaagttacggatccattcgACGTGATACAACAGCTTTTCAGAGAGGTTGGAATCTGGAGTTCGATGCGATGAAGGTGGCAAAGACGAAATCTATGGATTTTCCGGCGATTAATAGAGACTCGCGGTCGTCGTCGTTCGATCAACAGACGATGAAATCTATGGATGTTCCGGCGGTTAACAAACTGGAGTCGCGATCGTCGTTCGAGAGTGACAGTGCTGTGTTGATGGAATATTTGACTGGTGGACTCCAAAAATTCCTTGCATCGAGGAGATCTGCCATGAATGATAATCGGAGTATGATATCAGGGAAGGAGAAATTGGCCTCAGGAGTGATAGATGGTGACCTGCGAAAGAACGAAGCTCCGACATCTGTGACATTTCATTCTCAGGTATCGCTTCAGAATCTGGAACAGAACCGGAAGGATTCTCAATTAGGTTATCGAGCTGGTGTGTTGAATGTTGAAAGTAGTGATCATATTATCAAAAATGCTGAGATGCCTGTGTTTGAGGACTTGCCTATGTTTGATGGAGCAAATCCAGAAAGTTGGATTGTGAAAGCTGATCGGTTCTTTCGTCATTATGAAGATGATGCAAAACTAGACCTCATTTTTCTGTATTTGGAAGGAGCTGCTCGTCGATGGTTCTATTGGGTGAGGCGCAGAACGAAATTCAAGGATTGGAGTGACTTCAAGTGCAATTTGTTGGCTCAATTTGGTCCTGCTCCGAGTTGTTTTTCAGCAGCAGTGAACCAGAAAGAGTTAGTTTCCGAGCTTGTTCCTGAAAGAGAATTGTTGAAGAAGACAGTAACTGTGGAAGTGAATTTGAAAGAAGAATCACCTTCTAGCAATGAAGATGTTCTTGAGGCAGAAGTGGGGACGAAAACAGCATCGCCATGTGTAGAAGAAACTATTGTTTGTCATATCCCTAGTTGCTCTTCCCCAGAAATGATGTTCAAGTCAAGCTTATTTCCTACGGCTGATCAAAAGACAGAAGTAAAGGATAAGAAAGACTCAACTGAGAACATGGAACAAAAGACTGTTGTAGAGAGTGAGATATCAATCACTGCTGGTGTGGAGAAGGCTGATTCGTCTTTGGTGAAAGTTCCAAGTTGTTCTTTGGTGAAAGGGACACAGCATGATTCATTGATGTCATGC is part of the Brassica rapa cultivar Chiifu-401-42 chromosome A09, CAAS_Brap_v3.01, whole genome shotgun sequence genome and harbors:
- the LOC117128321 gene encoding uncharacterized protein LOC117128321, whose protein sequence is MKVAKTKSMDFPAINRDSRSSSFDQQTMKSMDVPAVNKLESRSSFESDSAVLMEYLTGGLQKFLASRRSAMNDNRSMISGKEKLASGVIDGDLRKNEAPTSVTFHSQVSLQNLEQNRKDSQLGYRAGVLNVESSDHIIKNAEMPVFEDLPMFDGANPESWIVKADRFFRHYEDDAKLDLIFLYLEGAARRWFYWVRRRTKFKDWSDFKCNLLAQFGPAPSCFSAAVNQKELVSELVPERELLKKTVTVEVNLKEESPSSNEDVLEAEVGTKTASPCVEETIVCHIPSCSSPEMMFKSSLFPTADQKTEVKDKKDSTENMEQKTVVESEISITAGVEKADSSLVKVPSCSLVKGTQHDSLMSCKFSVLKPRVVQERQPPSTEETKEISFPKAAELPYNWTTVLKPAIMSESFEYYDGRIFSVLQPSSCTNLVSSEVYCVQQSVTQVRSITSEHHQRKFYITRKFKYKSRMLQQFWNHSEQLEVVECSNVTSISPYIILEESVAVVIRWLQGNTRHDSQSMKRLILGDIKSHIWHKWRSKPENLMNMSEAMTFRVVTSQLVQDMIPTSSTLFH